In Streptomyces violaceusniger Tu 4113, one DNA window encodes the following:
- the cdgB gene encoding diguanylate cyclase CdgB, translating into METESEPYIRLATLRQLHQVVADLNTARNLADTLQAVADGVIAGLGFELSAVNLVRPDGDLVVAAVGGSAGAEALMAGRVGSRCSWERRLSMGDRWGDLRFIPYSEGWVLDDDDVPQWHTPGPAPRFPDEWHPMDRLFAPLFAAGGSGGELIGVISVDKPRNGRRPGAWGREALQMYAFHAAVAIGNARLRGNMQRALLRLEREQQALRASEESFRQAFEYAPSGMAIAEMGGDQHGRLLRTNDALCRLLGRPASAMRRFSFSDLVHPEDIGTLLRTSAEGGRAELRLARRDGSYVWVSLRNSVVADAADGPRFLLTHVEDIEERKRHELQLAHRASHDSLTGLPNSAELRARLAARLCATPPRPGGGYDDEAVSPDGAGAGGVYVDAAGHLHGFDDFECFGTPPPAESVPFDGHVHTIPPNEDSNADDGHKGLAVLFCDLDGFKSINDRFGHHAGDAVLIEVARRLTNGVREGDTVARLGGDEFVVLADGLGRADAQDLAVRLRNAITPPIRVDGRAVRVGASFGIGWAGCGMSAEEVLHSADQRMYIEKRSRSKERRRAG; encoded by the coding sequence ATGGAGACCGAGTCGGAGCCGTATATCCGCCTTGCGACACTGCGGCAGCTACACCAGGTAGTCGCCGATCTGAACACCGCCCGCAACCTCGCCGACACGCTTCAGGCCGTCGCCGACGGCGTCATCGCCGGACTCGGGTTCGAGCTGTCGGCCGTCAACCTCGTCCGCCCCGACGGAGACCTCGTCGTCGCCGCCGTCGGCGGCAGCGCCGGGGCCGAGGCGCTGATGGCCGGGCGGGTCGGCTCCCGCTGCTCCTGGGAGCGTCGGCTGTCCATGGGCGACCGCTGGGGCGATCTGCGCTTCATCCCGTACAGCGAGGGCTGGGTCCTCGACGACGACGACGTCCCGCAGTGGCACACCCCCGGCCCCGCGCCCCGCTTTCCCGACGAATGGCACCCCATGGACCGCCTGTTCGCCCCGCTCTTCGCGGCGGGCGGCTCCGGCGGCGAGCTCATCGGCGTCATCTCCGTCGACAAACCGCGCAACGGCCGCCGCCCCGGCGCCTGGGGCCGCGAGGCCCTCCAGATGTACGCCTTCCACGCCGCCGTCGCGATCGGCAACGCCCGGCTGCGCGGCAATATGCAGCGCGCCCTGCTGCGCCTGGAGCGCGAGCAGCAGGCGCTGCGCGCCAGCGAGGAGTCCTTCCGGCAGGCGTTCGAGTACGCGCCCAGCGGTATGGCCATCGCCGAGATGGGCGGCGATCAGCACGGCCGGCTGCTGCGCACCAACGACGCCCTGTGCCGGCTGCTGGGCCGTCCCGCCTCCGCGATGCGCCGCTTCTCCTTCTCCGACCTCGTCCACCCCGAGGACATCGGCACCCTGCTGCGCACCTCCGCCGAGGGCGGCCGCGCCGAGCTGCGCCTGGCCCGCCGCGACGGTTCGTACGTCTGGGTCTCGCTGCGCAACTCGGTGGTGGCCGACGCCGCCGACGGCCCGCGCTTCCTGCTCACCCATGTCGAGGACATCGAGGAGCGCAAGCGCCATGAGCTGCAGCTCGCCCACCGCGCCAGCCATGACTCGCTGACCGGCCTGCCCAACAGCGCCGAGCTGCGTGCCCGGCTCGCCGCCCGGCTGTGCGCCACCCCGCCCCGGCCGGGCGGGGGCTACGACGACGAGGCCGTCTCGCCCGACGGCGCGGGCGCCGGCGGGGTCTATGTCGACGCGGCGGGACATCTGCACGGCTTCGACGACTTCGAGTGCTTCGGCACCCCGCCCCCCGCCGAGAGCGTCCCGTTCGACGGCCATGTGCACACCATCCCGCCCAACGAGGACTCCAACGCCGATGACGGCCATAAGGGGCTCGCGGTGCTCTTCTGCGACCTCGACGGCTTCAAGTCCATCAACGACCGCTTCGGGCACCACGCGGGCGACGCCGTGCTGATCGAGGTCGCCCGTCGGCTGACCAATGGCGTGCGCGAAGGGGACACGGTCGCCCGCCTCGGCGGCGACGAGTTCGTCGTCCTCGCCGACGGCCTCGGCCGGGCCGACGCCCAGGACCTGGCGGTGCGGCTGCGCAACGCGATCACCCCGCCCATCCGGGTCGACGGCCGGGCCGTCCGGGTGGGTGCCAGCTTCGGCATCGGCTGGGCGGGCTGCGGAATGTCGGCCGAAGAGGTGCTGCACTCCGCTGACCAGCGGATGTATATCGAGAAGCGGTCCCGCTCCAAGGAGCGCCGCCGGGCCGGGTAG
- a CDS encoding flavin reductase family protein, with translation MSEDEFRVALSRLTAGVVLVTAHDPEEGPRGEDVGMTATAFMSVSLDPPLVMVSVRNGSRMDELLERQPHWAVSVLSEGQRHIAGRFAMKGRISDRLLFEDMPVVRGEHTGAPLAVGALATLECRTEQRVTAGDHTLVVARVLDAAAPAAEGGPLTYFRGRYRTLG, from the coding sequence GTGAGTGAGGACGAGTTCCGTGTCGCGCTGTCACGGCTCACCGCGGGCGTGGTGCTGGTGACCGCGCATGACCCGGAGGAGGGGCCGCGCGGCGAGGACGTCGGCATGACGGCCACCGCGTTCATGTCAGTGTCACTTGACCCGCCGCTGGTGATGGTGAGCGTTCGCAACGGTTCGCGGATGGACGAGCTGCTGGAGCGACAGCCGCATTGGGCGGTATCGGTCCTGTCGGAAGGTCAGCGACACATTGCGGGACGGTTCGCCATGAAGGGGCGCATCAGCGACAGGTTGCTGTTCGAGGACATGCCCGTGGTGCGGGGCGAGCACACGGGCGCCCCGCTCGCGGTGGGCGCGCTGGCGACGCTGGAGTGCCGCACCGAGCAGCGGGTGACGGCCGGGGACCACACGCTGGTGGTGGCACGGGTGCTGGACGCGGCGGCACCGGCCGCGGAGGGCGGGCCGCTGACGTACTTCAGGGGGCGCTACCGGACGCTGGGGTGA
- a CDS encoding NAD(P)-dependent alcohol dehydrogenase: MTVRAYAVERAGGPVQRLEYEPEPLGPLEVDVAVTHCGVCQTDVAMVDDAHGYSRFPLVAGHEAVGVIEAVGSAVDGGQLAVGRRVGVGAVAGACFACEWCLSGRQYLCADKDDTVLRGHRGGFATRVRASDWRYVQPIPDSLASEHAAPLLCAGITVFSAITRNGVRPTDRVAVVGVGGLGHLAIQFLAKWGCQVTAISSTAAKADDSRRFGAHEFVAAEEGLQRVSGSFDFILSTVSADLPWDAYLAALRPQGTLCVVGVPHGPFGFHPLSLLLGEKRLVGGLVGAPAENRQMLDFAARHGIRPAVETFPAARLDEALDHVRHGRARYRAVLEF; encoded by the coding sequence ATGACCGTGCGCGCATACGCGGTGGAGCGGGCCGGTGGCCCTGTTCAGCGGCTCGAGTACGAGCCGGAGCCCCTCGGCCCCCTGGAGGTCGACGTCGCCGTGACGCACTGCGGCGTCTGCCAGACCGACGTCGCCATGGTCGACGACGCACACGGCTACTCCCGGTTCCCGCTGGTCGCGGGCCATGAGGCGGTCGGCGTGATCGAGGCCGTGGGCAGCGCCGTCGACGGCGGGCAGCTTGCCGTCGGCCGGCGGGTGGGCGTCGGCGCGGTGGCGGGGGCGTGCTTCGCCTGCGAGTGGTGCCTCAGCGGCCGGCAGTATCTGTGCGCGGACAAGGACGACACGGTTCTGCGCGGCCACCGCGGCGGGTTCGCCACCCGGGTGCGGGCGAGCGACTGGCGCTATGTCCAGCCGATCCCCGACTCCCTCGCCTCCGAGCACGCGGCGCCGCTCCTGTGCGCCGGGATCACCGTGTTCTCGGCGATCACCCGGAACGGGGTCCGGCCCACCGACCGGGTCGCCGTGGTGGGGGTGGGCGGTCTGGGCCACCTCGCGATCCAGTTCCTCGCCAAATGGGGCTGCCAGGTGACCGCCATCTCCTCGACGGCGGCGAAGGCGGACGACAGCCGCCGGTTCGGCGCCCATGAGTTCGTCGCCGCGGAGGAGGGGCTTCAGCGGGTCTCGGGCTCGTTCGACTTCATCCTCTCGACCGTCTCGGCCGACCTGCCGTGGGACGCGTACCTCGCGGCGCTGCGCCCGCAGGGGACGCTGTGCGTGGTCGGCGTTCCCCACGGGCCGTTCGGCTTCCACCCGTTGAGCCTGCTGCTGGGCGAGAAGCGGCTCGTCGGCGGCCTCGTGGGAGCACCGGCGGAGAACCGGCAGATGCTGGACTTCGCGGCGCGGCACGGCATCCGCCCGGCCGTCGAGACCTTCCCGGCCGCGCGCCTGGACGAGGCGCTCGACCATGTCCGCCACGGACGCGCGCGCTACCGCGCGGTGTTGGAGTTCTGA
- a CDS encoding ROK family protein has protein sequence MKHVIALDVGGTGMKAALIGADTTLLHEARRPTERERGPEAVVAAILDFAAELREIGERRFGGPPVAAGVGVPGVLDEDRGVAVFAANLGWSDVPLRALLTERLGGIPVALGHDVRMGGLAEGRIGAGEGARRFLFVSVGTGIAGAIGIDGRIDPGAHGSSGEIGHIVVRPGGPACGCGQSGCLETLASAAAVGRAWAGASGDPTADAADCAKAVRSGDPRAVAVWGEMVGALADGLVTGLTLLDPGVLIVGGGLAEAGETLFAPLRTAIEERLTFQQLPRIVPAALGDTAGCLGAGLLAWDRLSTEVTA, from the coding sequence GTGAAACACGTCATCGCCCTGGATGTGGGCGGCACCGGTATGAAGGCCGCCCTGATCGGGGCGGACACCACACTCCTCCATGAGGCCAGGAGGCCCACCGAGCGGGAGCGCGGACCCGAGGCGGTCGTCGCCGCGATCCTCGACTTCGCCGCCGAGCTGCGCGAGATCGGCGAGCGGCGGTTCGGCGGACCCCCGGTGGCCGCGGGGGTCGGCGTGCCCGGGGTTCTGGACGAGGACCGCGGGGTGGCCGTCTTCGCCGCCAACCTCGGCTGGAGCGACGTCCCGCTGCGCGCGCTGCTCACCGAGCGGCTGGGCGGGATCCCGGTCGCGCTCGGGCACGACGTCCGGATGGGCGGGCTGGCCGAGGGGCGGATAGGAGCGGGCGAGGGCGCGCGGCGCTTCCTGTTCGTCTCCGTGGGCACCGGGATCGCGGGCGCCATCGGCATCGACGGGCGGATCGACCCCGGAGCGCACGGTTCCTCCGGCGAGATCGGCCATATCGTCGTCCGGCCGGGCGGCCCCGCCTGCGGCTGCGGTCAGTCCGGCTGCCTGGAGACGCTCGCCTCGGCGGCGGCGGTGGGCCGCGCCTGGGCCGGTGCGAGCGGCGATCCGACGGCCGACGCCGCCGACTGCGCCAAGGCCGTCCGGTCCGGCGATCCGAGGGCCGTGGCCGTATGGGGGGAGATGGTGGGCGCGCTCGCCGACGGTCTGGTGACCGGCCTCACCCTGCTGGACCCCGGCGTGCTGATCGTCGGCGGTGGGCTGGCCGAGGCCGGGGAGACCCTGTTCGCGCCGCTGCGCACCGCGATCGAGGAGCGGCTCACCTTCCAGCAGCTTCCCCGTATCGTCCCGGCGGCCCTCGGGGACACCGCCGGCTGCCTGGGCGCGGGTCTGCTCGCCTGGGATCGACTCTCCACGGAGGTAACCGCCTGA
- a CDS encoding Uma2 family endonuclease encodes MVLTAPEREARTDSGESTASSVEEAFVALSAAAPEGWRVELIEGEIHVVPPANGEHEEIVSEVTGQVRDHRKDLGRYTGVGLRVPDASPTGKVVPDFVIAPKGSFGDSLEYHDPGAVMLVGEVTSHSTADNDRGPKLRGYAAAGIAFYLLIDRERKQAVLHSLPAGKRYTRKVEVDISQPLSLPEPLGFDLDTSEF; translated from the coding sequence GTGGTACTGACGGCCCCCGAGCGCGAGGCGCGCACGGACAGTGGCGAGAGCACCGCTTCATCGGTCGAGGAAGCCTTCGTGGCGTTGAGCGCGGCAGCCCCCGAGGGATGGCGCGTGGAACTGATCGAAGGAGAAATCCACGTGGTGCCTCCCGCTAACGGCGAGCACGAAGAAATTGTGTCGGAAGTGACTGGGCAGGTACGCGACCACAGGAAAGACCTGGGGCGCTACACCGGCGTCGGACTTCGCGTTCCGGATGCGTCACCAACCGGCAAGGTCGTTCCTGATTTCGTCATCGCGCCGAAGGGGAGTTTCGGTGACTCCTTGGAGTACCACGACCCCGGCGCCGTGATGCTCGTCGGCGAGGTCACCTCGCATTCGACCGCCGACAACGACCGGGGACCCAAGCTGCGGGGCTACGCGGCGGCGGGCATTGCGTTCTATCTGCTGATCGACCGGGAACGGAAGCAGGCCGTGCTGCACTCCCTGCCCGCCGGGAAGAGGTACACCCGCAAGGTCGAGGTCGACATCTCCCAGCCGCTGTCGCTGCCCGAACCGCTCGGGTTCGACCTGGACACCAGCGAGTTCTGA
- a CDS encoding TetR family transcriptional regulator, whose product MSPRKSDATRRRLLDAATVDFAAHGIAGARVDRIAAAAGINKAQLYAYFGDKLGLFGAVFRLHADVVVDSVPFTADDLPRYAVRLYDTAMERPELIRLATWARLEGVATNNLVTESSATVATKLQAIADAQRDGRVTASMDPQDVLALVLAMALTWSASGLSATAAPDDPPAAHDRRKQALSQAVSGAFGARG is encoded by the coding sequence GTGTCTCCCCGGAAAAGCGATGCCACCCGCCGCCGCCTGCTCGACGCGGCCACCGTCGACTTCGCCGCCCATGGCATCGCGGGCGCCCGGGTCGACCGCATCGCGGCCGCCGCGGGCATCAACAAGGCGCAGCTCTACGCCTACTTCGGAGACAAGCTCGGCCTCTTCGGCGCCGTCTTCCGCCTCCACGCCGACGTCGTCGTCGACTCCGTGCCGTTCACGGCCGACGACCTCCCCCGGTACGCCGTGCGGCTGTACGACACCGCCATGGAACGGCCGGAGCTGATCCGCCTGGCCACCTGGGCGAGGCTCGAAGGAGTGGCCACCAACAATCTGGTGACCGAGTCATCGGCCACCGTCGCCACCAAACTCCAGGCGATCGCCGACGCCCAGCGCGACGGCCGGGTCACCGCCTCGATGGACCCCCAGGACGTCCTCGCGCTGGTGCTCGCCATGGCCCTGACCTGGTCCGCCTCCGGGCTCTCCGCCACAGCCGCCCCGGACGACCCGCCCGCGGCCCACGACCGCCGTAAGCAGGCTCTCTCCCAGGCGGTCTCGGGCGCCTTCGGCGCGCGGGGCTGA
- a CDS encoding 1-phosphofructokinase family hexose kinase, whose amino-acid sequence MILTVTLNAALDITYRVPELRPHTTHRVTEVTERPGGKGLNVARVLAALGHDTVVTGFVGGVTGTVLRQLLGGIAVPRTGPKAPHGTITDALVPIAGTTRRTIGVVDATTGDTTQLNEPGPIVTTPEWSTFMDAYGRLLREASAVALCGSLPPGVPVGTYAQLIREAHAAGVPTLLDTSGEPLRRGIAARPHLVKPNIDELAGLTGSTDPLRAARDARRRGARAVAASLGPHGMLAVTAHGAWRAAPPRRLAGNPTGAGDAAVAGLLSGLVEEAPWPDRLARAVALSAAAVRAPVAGEFDRAVYDEVLAGVEVTEHPAAA is encoded by the coding sequence GTGATCCTCACGGTCACGCTCAACGCCGCCCTCGACATCACCTACCGGGTGCCGGAACTGCGCCCGCACACCACCCACCGCGTCACCGAGGTCACCGAACGGCCCGGCGGCAAGGGTCTCAACGTGGCCCGGGTACTGGCCGCGCTGGGCCACGACACCGTCGTCACCGGCTTCGTCGGCGGGGTCACCGGCACGGTGCTGCGGCAACTGCTCGGTGGAATCGCCGTGCCCCGCACCGGCCCCAAGGCACCGCACGGAACGATCACCGACGCACTGGTCCCGATCGCCGGGACCACCCGGCGCACCATCGGCGTCGTGGACGCCACCACGGGCGACACCACCCAGCTCAACGAGCCCGGCCCGATCGTCACCACCCCCGAGTGGTCCACCTTCATGGACGCCTACGGCCGGCTGCTGCGCGAGGCGTCGGCGGTCGCGCTGTGCGGCAGCCTGCCACCCGGGGTCCCCGTCGGGACGTACGCCCAGCTCATCCGGGAGGCGCATGCGGCGGGCGTGCCCACCTTGCTGGACACCAGCGGCGAACCGCTGCGCCGGGGCATCGCCGCCCGCCCCCATCTCGTCAAGCCCAACATCGACGAGCTCGCCGGGCTCACCGGATCCACCGACCCGCTGCGCGCCGCGCGCGACGCCCGGCGGCGCGGGGCGCGCGCGGTGGCCGCCTCGCTCGGCCCCCACGGCATGCTCGCGGTCACCGCCCATGGCGCCTGGCGCGCCGCCCCGCCGCGCCGACTGGCGGGCAATCCGACCGGGGCCGGGGACGCGGCGGTCGCGGGGCTGCTGTCCGGGCTGGTCGAGGAGGCACCGTGGCCGGACCGGCTCGCCCGCGCGGTGGCCCTGTCGGCGGCGGCCGTACGGGCCCCGGTGGCGGGCGAGTTCGACCGGGCGGTCTACGACGAGGTGCTGGCGGGCGTCGAGGTGACGGAGCACCCGGCGGCGGCGTAA
- a CDS encoding extracellular solute-binding protein translates to MQRRRFLGLTTAGVAAVTTTPGLTACGSDSSGSDGDATLKVVAADYGDSTANGSQKYWNKLARAFEAKNSGIKVEVKVYSWTEVDRRVAEMVKNGQAPDIAQIGAYADYAAQGKLYRADEMLAIPTQAGFITSIAHAGEVRRVQYGVPFVASARLLFYNKKLFDQAGISSAPTSWDELKEAAVRLKADGVKIPYALPLGPEECQAETMMWMLSGGGGYTDTNGSYTIDSSANIETFEWLRDELVGADLTGPGSPARTNRQDAFDAFTRGEVGMLNGHPTLMQQASGHGISYGTAPLPGRRGKSPSTMGVADWLMAFKQNGHRTQIGKFLDFVYTEKNVLDFVTEYDLLPVTTAVEQTMLGDREYKRLWRFLDELESAEFYPADKTSWAEVSKLFKQKIGSTVAKGGDPTSVLGQIQREADAMENAGA, encoded by the coding sequence GTGCAGCGGCGACGGTTCTTGGGTTTGACGACGGCGGGTGTCGCGGCGGTGACGACGACACCCGGGCTCACGGCCTGTGGCAGCGACAGCTCCGGCTCGGACGGTGACGCCACGCTGAAGGTGGTCGCGGCCGACTACGGCGACAGCACCGCCAACGGCTCCCAGAAGTACTGGAACAAGCTGGCCCGGGCCTTCGAGGCCAAGAACAGCGGCATCAAGGTCGAGGTCAAGGTCTATAGCTGGACCGAAGTGGACCGGCGCGTTGCCGAGATGGTCAAGAACGGTCAGGCCCCGGATATCGCGCAGATCGGCGCGTACGCCGACTACGCCGCGCAGGGCAAGCTCTACCGCGCCGACGAGATGCTCGCCATCCCCACCCAGGCCGGTTTCATCACCTCGATCGCCCATGCGGGCGAGGTGCGGCGGGTGCAGTACGGGGTGCCGTTCGTGGCCAGCGCCCGGCTGCTCTTCTACAACAAGAAGCTCTTCGACCAGGCCGGTATATCCTCCGCCCCCACGAGCTGGGACGAGCTCAAGGAGGCGGCCGTCCGGCTCAAGGCCGACGGGGTGAAGATCCCCTACGCGCTGCCGCTCGGCCCCGAGGAGTGCCAGGCCGAGACCATGATGTGGATGCTCAGCGGCGGTGGCGGCTACACCGACACCAACGGCAGCTACACCATCGACTCCTCCGCGAACATCGAGACCTTCGAATGGCTGCGGGACGAACTGGTCGGCGCGGACCTCACCGGCCCCGGCTCCCCGGCCCGCACCAACCGGCAGGACGCCTTCGACGCCTTCACCCGCGGCGAGGTCGGCATGCTCAACGGCCACCCGACCCTGATGCAGCAGGCGTCCGGCCACGGCATCAGCTACGGCACCGCGCCCCTGCCCGGCCGCAGGGGCAAGTCCCCGTCGACGATGGGCGTCGCCGACTGGCTGATGGCCTTCAAGCAGAACGGCCACCGCACGCAGATCGGGAAGTTCCTCGACTTCGTCTACACCGAGAAGAACGTGCTGGACTTCGTCACCGAGTACGACCTGCTGCCGGTGACCACCGCCGTCGAGCAGACGATGCTCGGCGACCGTGAGTACAAGCGGCTGTGGCGATTCCTCGACGAGCTGGAGAGCGCCGAGTTCTACCCGGCCGACAAGACCTCCTGGGCGGAGGTCAGCAAGCTGTTCAAGCAGAAGATCGGCTCGACCGTGGCCAAGGGCGGCGACCCGACGAGCGTGCTGGGCCAGATCCAGCGCGAGGCCGACGCCATGGAGAATGCGGGGGCATGA
- the arfB gene encoding alternative ribosome rescue aminoacyl-tRNA hydrolase ArfB — MPAPYVIRGSVSLPEAELVWRFSRSSGPGGQHVNTSDSRVELRFDLARTEALPPVWKERALERLAGRLVDGVVTVRASEHRSQWRNRETAAVRLASLLAEATAPPPKPRRPTRIPRGINERRLREKKQRSDVKRGRTGRGWT, encoded by the coding sequence ATGCCCGCGCCCTATGTCATCCGAGGTTCCGTCTCCTTGCCGGAGGCCGAGCTGGTGTGGCGTTTCTCGCGCTCCTCCGGACCCGGTGGACAGCACGTCAACACCAGCGACAGCCGGGTCGAGCTGCGCTTCGACCTCGCCCGCACCGAGGCGCTGCCGCCCGTATGGAAGGAGCGCGCGCTGGAGCGGCTGGCGGGCCGGCTGGTGGACGGGGTGGTGACCGTACGGGCCTCCGAGCACCGCTCGCAGTGGCGCAACCGCGAGACGGCCGCCGTAAGGCTCGCATCGCTGCTCGCGGAGGCGACCGCGCCACCGCCCAAACCGCGCCGCCCCACCCGGATCCCCCGGGGCATCAACGAGCGGCGGCTGCGGGAGAAGAAGCAGCGCAGTGACGTCAAGCGGGGGCGTACGGGGCGGGGCTGGACGTAG
- a CDS encoding TerD family protein, with amino-acid sequence MAVSLSKGGNVSLTKEAPGLTAVTVGLGWDVRTTTGTDFDLDASAIAVNANGKVYSDQHFVFFNNKSTPDQTIVHTGDNVTGQGEGDDEQINVNLAGLPADVEKIVFPVSIYDAESRSQNFGQVRNAFIRIVNQAGGTEIARYDLSEDAATETAMVFGELYRNGAEWKFRAVGQGYAAGLVGIAQDFGVSV; translated from the coding sequence ATGGCTGTAAGCCTGTCCAAGGGCGGCAACGTCTCGCTCACCAAGGAGGCACCGGGCCTGACCGCCGTCACGGTCGGCCTCGGCTGGGACGTCCGCACCACCACGGGCACCGACTTCGACCTCGACGCGAGTGCCATCGCCGTGAACGCGAACGGCAAGGTCTACTCCGACCAGCACTTCGTGTTCTTCAACAACAAGTCCACCCCGGACCAGACCATCGTCCACACCGGTGACAACGTCACCGGTCAGGGCGAGGGCGACGACGAGCAGATCAACGTCAACCTGGCCGGTCTGCCGGCCGACGTGGAGAAGATCGTCTTCCCGGTCTCGATCTACGACGCCGAGTCCCGCAGCCAGAACTTCGGCCAGGTGCGGAACGCGTTCATCCGCATCGTCAACCAGGCCGGCGGCACCGAGATCGCCCGCTACGACCTGAGCGAGGACGCCGCGACCGAGACCGCCATGGTCTTCGGCGAGCTGTACCGCAACGGCGCGGAGTGGAAGTTCCGTGCCGTGGGCCAGGGCTACGCCGCCGGTCTCGTGGGCATCGCCCAGGACTTCGGCGTCAGCGTCTGA
- the nagA gene encoding N-acetylglucosamine-6-phosphate deacetylase has translation MVQRTVLTGARVVLPGGVVDNGRVTVEGTRITTTGPAADTASGHSEEAVEALDLPGRWIVPGFVDLHVHGGGGASFSAGTPEESLTAIRTHRLHGTTTMLASTVTGDLDDLARQAAVLSELVEQGELAGIHFEGPFISPHRCGAHQPSLLRAPDPADVRKLVDAARGTARMMTLAPELPGGLESVRLLADSGVLAAVGHTDSTYEATREAVEAGATVATHLFNAMPSLLHRAPGPIAALLEDERVTIELINDGTHLHPAMLELAFHRAGADRVAFITDAMGAAGMNDGRYPLGPMEVEVKDGVARISDGPTAGSIAGSTLTLDRAFQRAVTIDGLSVEQTVRALSATPARLLGIADRVGSLEVGKDADLVVLDDDFRLRGVMRRGSWVVHPEMS, from the coding sequence ATGGTCCAGCGAACGGTTCTCACAGGCGCCCGGGTGGTCCTGCCGGGAGGCGTGGTCGACAACGGGCGGGTGACGGTCGAGGGCACGCGCATCACCACGACCGGGCCGGCGGCGGATACCGCGTCCGGCCACAGCGAGGAGGCAGTGGAGGCGCTCGACCTGCCGGGCCGCTGGATCGTCCCCGGCTTCGTGGACCTGCATGTGCACGGCGGCGGCGGTGCCTCGTTCTCGGCGGGCACCCCCGAGGAGTCGCTGACCGCCATCCGTACGCACCGGCTGCACGGCACCACCACGATGCTCGCCTCCACCGTCACCGGCGATCTGGACGACCTCGCCCGGCAGGCCGCCGTCCTCTCGGAGCTGGTGGAGCAGGGCGAGTTGGCGGGCATCCACTTCGAAGGGCCGTTCATCTCCCCCCACCGCTGCGGCGCCCACCAGCCATCGCTGCTGCGCGCGCCCGATCCGGCGGATGTGCGCAAGCTGGTGGACGCGGCGCGCGGCACCGCGCGGATGATGACCCTGGCCCCCGAACTGCCGGGCGGGCTGGAGTCCGTACGGCTGCTGGCCGACAGCGGAGTGCTCGCGGCCGTCGGCCACACCGACTCGACGTACGAGGCGACACGGGAGGCCGTCGAGGCGGGCGCGACCGTGGCGACCCACCTGTTCAACGCGATGCCCTCGCTGCTGCACCGCGCCCCCGGCCCGATCGCCGCGCTGCTGGAGGACGAGCGGGTCACCATCGAGCTGATCAACGACGGCACCCATCTGCACCCCGCCATGCTGGAGCTGGCGTTCCACCGGGCGGGCGCGGACCGGGTCGCCTTCATCACCGACGCGATGGGCGCGGCGGGCATGAACGACGGGCGCTATCCGCTCGGCCCCATGGAGGTCGAGGTCAAGGACGGCGTCGCGCGGATCAGCGACGGGCCGACGGCAGGCTCCATCGCGGGCTCCACCCTCACCTTGGACCGGGCCTTCCAGCGGGCCGTCACCATCGACGGGCTCAGCGTCGAGCAGACCGTAAGGGCGCTGTCCGCGACCCCAGCCCGGTTGCTGGGCATCGCCGACCGGGTGGGCTCGCTCGAGGTGGGCAAGGACGCGGATCTCGTCGTGCTCGACGACGACTTCCGGCTGCGGGGCGTGATGCGCCGGGGCAGTTGGGTGGTCCACCCCGAAATGAGCTGA